In a genomic window of Styela clava chromosome 11, kaStyClav1.hap1.2, whole genome shotgun sequence:
- the LOC120332279 gene encoding uncharacterized protein LOC120332279, which produces MAQKYQILLSVFVLFYLEKRVSGHYYSSTKPMITIAPTADYGYETDNSFRYPSYCKSGYCDYEAKWHAHSGYIFITIWAKIGKGYFAGIGFSDDRMMPNSDCITGGIPMYGYSFLLTDRYLSARSLAGIRNDEQQDAMLQSHSHVNGMLKFEFKRNLYTADTYDKSLDVCRFFLFSWGGRLQKNKLISKHTKAFATRKKICFVPPPTIPPTITIKPYPTGSYVYETRNSFSYPGRCDAGHCEYMAKWHADSHFVYFTIWANVGEGIWAGIGFSDDRMMPKSDCITGWKSGNSFKLKDRYLIARRPDAVPRDQQQDAILQSHSLWNGMLVFNFKRKINTGDRYDKSLDICRFFLFAWGGKGNADGSISAHTRQFVSKRKVCIAHRPTIGPPTLIPTIGPPTLIPTTKPKDYGYESQYSFRYPSYCQPGYCTFEANWRLYSGHVYFRIAAKVGLGYWAGIGFSDDRLMPDSDCITGWMTPGYSFKLKDRYLFARRPNAVPIDVQQDAVVQSYHHQNGMLKFSFKRKVNTWDKHDKSLDRCRYFLFSWGGRGFNDGRITAHTAQFATRRLICLEYNSCQHKRCGANQHCVHRNGQGHCQCGMGYYKSYGGYCQRYNYNQHHYPKYGRYSKK; this is translated from the exons ATGGCGCAGAAGTACCAGATTCTGCTTTCTGTTTTTGTCCTATTTTATCTTGAAAAGCGTGTTTCTGGACATT ATTATTCCTCAACTAAACCGATGATAACAATTGCACCAACTGCAGACTACGGATATGAAACAGACA ATTCATTCCGTTATCCAAGTTACTGCAAATCAGGATATTGTGACTACGAAGCCAAATGGCATGCTCATTCtggttatatttttattactatttGGGCAAAGATCGGCAAAGGTTATTTTGCAGGAATTGGATTTTCGGATGACCGGATgatg cCGAATTCAGACTGTATAACGGGAGGAATACCAATGTACGGATACTCATTTCTTTTGACCGATAGATATTTGAGTGCAAGGTCCCTTGCTGGTATAAGAAATGATGAACAGCAGGATGCGATGTTACAGTCTCACTCTCACGTGAATGGAATGTTGAAATTTGAGTTCAAGAGAAATTTATACACTGCG GATACATACGACAAATCTCTGGATGTATGCAGATTCTTCCTATTTTCATGGGGTGGAAGACTTCaaaaaaacaagttgatttcAAAACATACAAAAGCATTCGCCACGCGGAAAAAAATATGTTTCG TTCCTCCGCCTACCATTCCACCTACAATCACAATCAAGCCATACCCAACTGGAAGTTATGTATATGAAACACGAA ATTCCTTCAGTTATCCAGGCAGGTGTGATGCTGGACATTGTGAATACATGGCAAAATGGCATGCAGATTctcattttgtttatttcacgATATGGGCTAACGTTGGCGAAGGAATTTGGGCAGGAATTGGATTTTCTGACGACAGAATGATG CCAAAATCTGATTGTATAACTGGTTGGAAATCTGGAAATTCGTTCAAACTGAAGGACAGATATTTGATAGCTAGACGACCAGACGCAGTACCACGTGACCAGCAGCAAGATGCCATTCTGCAGTCACATTCATTATGGAATGGAATGCTcgtattcaattttaaaagaaaGATAAATACTGGG GATAGGTACGACAAATCGCTGGACATTTGCCGCTTTTTCTTATTTGCTTGGGGTGGTAAAGGAAATGCTGACGGATCTATATCAGCTCACACCAGACAATTTGTATCGAAGAGGAAAGTCTGTATAG CACATCGACCTACTATTGGACCGCCTACTCTAATACCTACTATTGGGCCCCCTACCCTAATACCTACGACAAAGCCGAAAGACTACGGATACGAATCTCAAT ACTCATTCAGGTATCCCAGTTATTGTCAGCCCGGTTATTGTACTTTTGAAGCAAACTGGAGATTGTATTCGGGTCATGTTTACTTCCGCATTGCAGCAAAAGTCGGTTTGGGATATTGGGCAGGAATTGGGTTTTCTGACGATAGATTAATG CCTGATTCTGATTGCATCACGGGTTGGATGACGCCCGGTTATTCGTTCAAATTAAAAGATCGATATCTGTTTGCCAGAAGACCAAACGCAGTGCCAATAGATGTACAACAAGATGCGGTTGTTCAGTCGTATCATCATCAGAATGGAATGCTCAAATTTAGCTTCAAAAGGAAAGTGAACACATGG GACAAACATGACAAGTCTCTTGATAGATGTCGCTACTTCTTGTTTTCCTGGGGCGGGAGGGGTTTTAATGATGGAAGGATCACCGCTCACACCGCACAGTTTGCAACAAGAAGACTAATCTGCTTAG AATACAATTCTTGCCAGCATAAAAGATGTGGGGCAAATCAACATTGTGTTCATCGCAACGGTCAAGGACATTGCCAATGTGGGATGGGTTATTACAAATCATATGGCGGATATTGTCAGA GGTATAACTACAACCAACATCATTATCCAAAGTATGGCCGGTACTCGAAGAAATAA
- the LOC120348087 gene encoding inter-alpha-trypsin inhibitor heavy chain H3-like produces the protein MKSNSAKMLAGLALCLCLQCISAKSLSGLKDQAFMIFGSQKTSNILRRHARSAASSITSMRVTSVVRSRFAKVTTVSEMENTHDEAKELTFTIRLPDAAFITGFDMLVDGVTFVGKVKEKALAEEEYKKAAESGHSAGLITAKVRETHTFSVAANVPARSSVTFTLVYQELLKRKFSKYNHEIFVHPGQIVDDFVIDVYITERSGFTLLDSKSPHKVGEIGDVDPLSGYDEEGNVPIDIDVRRSKYQAKLTFKPSQTQQRRLLMIPENDRKMTVIYDVTREELGGDIQIRNGYFVHYFAPENLPVLPKKIVFVIDRSGSMSGTKMTQTKTAFETVLKEMSELDEFNIVTFANDVTLWRKKLVSVTEQNVNDAIIYVRNIRAGGGTNLNDGLLRGAKQLKHVKPGDRVSSAIITLSDGDPTSGVTDETKIRLNVKKAVKGKFSVFCLGFGKYLNHDFLKRMANENDGISRQIYEESDASLQLEGFFKEVAAPLLLRVQMTYSGSAVSDVSKTNYEKYFRGSEVMVVGAKLDHDKPLKSTIVGTSVDGDVEYSVVSNEFDEDYQHWYEDTGDFDDFIERIWAYYTIKEKLKQKLFEKSDAEVKKLVDEAMTLALKYHFVTPLTSLVVVLPEDEITTTPPTSTEFPPLPPCWDRGQPIPDYIIEPPILCPYVIDEEAEASIPSHQSSPGISPSLFSGRYMAAPGPAGIQPMPASLGRIFHASAQMMHYSPQQAGIMEYDSMYGYNDYYSAPTIERASNCSGTLNSNSGIVSMPGLNHSLSTVYCEWDIQLPEGSWIDLKVEKLDMSSNDVVIKSNQQELVNYQHGVNTAKYFYISHNEISVVMTVYPEETKQQGIVLSYQIFSPNDSLPQSPGIVPPSNTNERANCGHTITPLDGESGFFMSPNYPSAYPSNSHCSWRFENFDSTKELQITFVDMDIETNGDGQCTHDRVLIAATIHGVSEYCGAQPAHIFSSIEEVVYVKFFSDENLETSGFKAYYEFVHRGH, from the exons ATGAAGTCGAACAGCGCGAAAATGTTAGCAGGTCTCGCACTTTGCTTGTGCTTACAATGTATTTCTGCAAAATCGTTGTCTGGATTGAAAGACCAAGCATTTATGATTTTTGGGTCTCAAAAGACGTCGAACATTTTG AGGAGACATGCTCGGTCAGCAGCATCCTCAATTACAAGCATGCGAGTAACAAGTGTGGTTAGGTCAAGATTCGCAAAAGTGACAACTGTCAGTGAAATGGAAAACACTCACGATGAAGCAAAAGAATTAACTTTTACAATAAGATTACCAGATGCTGCATTTATAACTGGATTTGATAT GTTAGTGGACGGAGTAACTTTTGTTGGGAAAGTTAAAGAAAAGGCTCTTGCAGAAGAAGAATATAAAAAAGCAGCAGAAAGT GGACATTCAGCTGGTCTGATCACAGCCAAAGTCAGAGAAACACATACGTTCAGCGTTGCTGCCAACGTACCAGCACGTTCCAGTGTAACATTCACATTAGTTTATCAAGAACTTTTGAAAAGGAAATTCTCTAAATACAATCATGAAATTTTTGTTCATCCGGGGCAg attGTGGATGACTTTGTAATTGATGTTTACATTACGGAACGAAGTGGATTTACTCTTCTGGACTCTAAGTCACCACATAAGGTAGGCGAGATAGGCGATGTCGATCCTTTGAGTGGATATGACGAGGAAGGAAATGTTCCGATTGACATTGATGTCAGGCGAAGCAAATATCAAGCTAAATTgac ATTCAAACCCTCACAAACTCAGCAACGTCGTTTGCTTATGATTCCCGAAAATGATCGCAAAATGACAGTGATCTATGATGTTACGAGGGAAGAGCTCGGAGGAGATATTCAAATAAGAAATGGATATTTTGTTCACTATTTTGCGCCAGAAAATTTACCAGTTCTTCCGAAGAAAATTGTATTTGTGATTGACCGCAGTGGATCAATGTCTGGCACTAAAATGACACAAACAAAAACAGCTTTTGAAACTGTTTTGAAAGAAATGTCTGAACTTGATGA ATTCAACATCGTGACGTTTGCAAATGATGTCACATTGTGGCGAAAAAAGCTAGTCAGCGTAACGGAACAAAATGTAAATGACGCAATTATTTACGTCAGAAACATTAGAGCTGGAGGAg GAACCAATTTAAATGATGGATTGTTACGAGGCGCCAAACAATTGAAACATGTAAAACCTGGCGACAGGGTGTCTTCTGCAATCATCACACTATCAGATGGTGATCCCACCTCTGGTGTAACGGATGAAACTAAGATACGATTGAACGTCAAAAAAGCTGTGAAAGGAAAATTCTCCGTTTTTTGCCTTGGatttggaaaatatttgaatcacgATTTCCTGAAACGTATGGCAAATGAAAACGACGGTATCTCAAG acaaatttatgaaGAATCAGACGCTTCTTTACAACTGGAAGGATTTTTCAAAGAAGTTGCCGCTCCTCTGCTACTCCGTGTCCAAATGACTTACTCTGGATCAGCGGTCTCTGACGTCAGCAAAACGAATTACGAGAAATACTTCCGAGGATCGGAAGTCATGGTAGTTGGTGCAAAGTTGGATCATG aCAAACCACTTAAATCAACAATCGTTGGGACGTCGGTCGATGGTGACGTTGAATACAGTGTAGTCAGTAATGAATTCGATGAAGATTATCAACATTGGTATGAAGATACCGGTGATTTCGACGATTTCATCGAACGAATTTGGGCCTATTATACGATTAAGGAGAAactcaaacaaaaactttttgaaaagaGTGAT gcGGAGGTAAAGAAACTCGTTGATGAAGCTATGACACTAGCACTAAAATATCACTTTGTGACTCCATTGACATCATTGGTTGTTGTATTACCAGAGGATGAAATAACGACTACTCCGCCAACCT CAACGGAATTTCCTCCTTTACCACCATGTTGGGACAGGGGCCAGCCAATACCGGATTATATTATTGAACCACCTATTTTGTGTCCCTATGTTATTGATGAAGAAGCAGAGGCAAGCATTCCGTCTCATCAGTCAAGTCCAGGCATCTCACCTTCACTATTCAGCGGTCGATATATGGCTGCACCAGGTCCTGCTGGTATTCAGCCAATGCCAGCATCGCTTGGTAGAATTTTTCATGCCAGTGCTCAGATGATGCACTACAGCCCGCAACAAGCAG GCATTATGGAATATGACAGTATGTACGGCTATAACGATTACTATTCTGCTCCAACTATCG aaAGAGCTAGCAACTGCAGTGGCACCCTTAATAGCAACAGTGGAATAGTCTCCATGCCTGGACTAAATCACTCATTGAGCACAGTGTACTGTGAATGGGATATCCAGTTGCCTGAAGGATCATGGATCGATTTAAAGGTGGAGAAATTGGACATGTCGTCAAATGAT GTTGTCATCAAGAGCAATCAACAAGAACTTGTGAACTACCAGCATGGTGTTAATACcgcaaaatatttttacatttctcATAACGAAATCAGCGTTGTAATGACCGTGTATCCCGAGGAAACCAAACAACAAGGAATTGTACTGAGTTACCAAATAT TCTCACCTAATGATTCACTGCCTCAATCACCGGGAATCGTTCCACCTTCGAATACAAATGAGCGCGCTAACTGCGGCCACACAATAACCCCGTTGGACGGAGAATCTGGATTCTTCATGTCACCAAATTATCCTTCAGCCTATCCCAGTAATTCACACTGCTCCtggcgattcgaaaattttgaCTCAACAAAAGAATTACAAATAACATTTGTTGATATGGACATAGAAACAAACGGAGACGGACAATGCACGCATGACAGAGTACTTATAGCAGCAACAATCCATGGAGTTTCAGAATACTGCGGCGCTCAACCGGCCCATATTTTCTCAAGCATCGAAGAAGTTGTTTATGTTAAATTTTTCAGCGATGAAAATTTAGAAACAAGTGGATTTAAGGCGTACTATGAATTTGTTCACAGGGGTCACTGA